The following coding sequences lie in one Oceanicola sp. 502str15 genomic window:
- a CDS encoding SDR family oxidoreductase: MEMNGKVVMITGASRGIGAETARIFAGAGAKVALLARGEDAVAELAGELGPEVALAIPCDVSRYWEVEAAVAACVEAFGRLDVLVNNAGMLEPITHLAEADPEAWGQVIDVNLKGVFNGMRAALPVMLAQGGGTILTVGSGAAHGPVEAWSAYCSSKAGALMLTRMVDKENAERGIRALSLSPGTVATQMQRDIKASGINPVSQLDWSDHIAPDWPAKALLWMCSPEADEFRGAEVSLRDEEIRRRVGLI; encoded by the coding sequence ATGGAGATGAATGGCAAGGTGGTGATGATTACCGGCGCGAGTCGGGGGATCGGGGCCGAGACGGCGCGGATCTTTGCCGGCGCGGGCGCGAAAGTGGCGCTGCTGGCCCGGGGCGAGGATGCCGTGGCAGAGCTGGCGGGCGAGCTGGGGCCCGAGGTGGCCTTGGCGATTCCCTGCGATGTGAGCCGCTACTGGGAGGTCGAGGCTGCGGTTGCCGCATGCGTCGAGGCTTTCGGCAGGCTCGATGTGCTGGTGAACAACGCCGGGATGCTGGAGCCGATCACCCACCTGGCCGAGGCAGACCCCGAGGCCTGGGGGCAGGTGATCGACGTGAACCTCAAGGGCGTGTTCAACGGGATGCGCGCCGCGCTGCCGGTGATGCTGGCGCAGGGCGGTGGCACTATTCTGACTGTCGGTTCCGGTGCCGCCCATGGCCCGGTGGAGGCGTGGTCGGCCTACTGCTCTTCCAAGGCAGGGGCGCTGATGCTGACCCGGATGGTCGACAAGGAGAACGCGGAGCGCGGCATTCGGGCCCTCTCGCTCTCGCCCGGCACGGTGGCAACGCAGATGCAGCGTGACATCAAGGCCAGCGGCATCAACCCGGTGAGCCAGCTCGACTGGTCGGACCATATCGCCCCGGACTGGCCCGCCAAGGCGTTGCTGTGGATGTGCTCGCCCGAGGCGGATGAATTTCGCGGCGCTGAGGTTTCGCTGCGTGACGAGGAGATCCGGCGCCGGGTCGGGCTGATATGA
- a CDS encoding TldD/PmbA family protein, whose translation MTQTPSLDKLTHALLAAARRAGADTADAMAVASTSLSIDTRAGALEQAERSEGTEIGLRVLVGKRQACVSGSDLREETMDTMAERAVAMARLAPEDPHCGLADPAQLAESWDIAALDLADIGSEPEAAALQEAALACEAAAAAVTGVDQIEGTSAGFGRTAIHLAASNGFSGGYTRTGHMLSASAITGTGTAMDRDHCYEHRIYAADLPSPEDVGTRAGTRAAARSGAKRPPSGRFPVLYDERASTSLIGHLLSAANGAAIARGSSWLIGKMGEAILPAGLSLTEEPHRARISGSKPFDAEGLATRSSAIIENGHLARWVLDLASARKLGLESTGNAARGTSAPPSPSVSNVTLTPGTASREDLLRDMGTGLLVTSLIGSTINPNNGDYSRGASGFWVENGQIAYPVHECTIAGNLLDMLHRLTPANDAQDHKSHRIPSLLVEGLTLAGA comes from the coding sequence ATGACCCAGACGCCCAGCCTCGACAAACTCACCCATGCGCTGCTCGCCGCTGCCCGCCGCGCCGGGGCCGATACCGCCGACGCCATGGCCGTGGCCTCCACATCGCTCTCCATCGACACCCGCGCAGGGGCGCTGGAACAGGCCGAGCGCTCGGAAGGCACCGAGATCGGGCTGCGAGTGCTGGTGGGCAAGCGGCAGGCCTGCGTTTCGGGCTCCGACCTGCGCGAAGAGACCATGGACACGATGGCAGAGCGTGCCGTCGCCATGGCCCGCCTCGCGCCGGAAGACCCGCACTGCGGGCTGGCCGACCCGGCGCAACTCGCAGAGAGCTGGGACATCGCCGCGCTGGATCTGGCAGACATCGGCTCCGAGCCGGAGGCCGCCGCGCTGCAGGAGGCCGCGCTGGCCTGCGAGGCCGCCGCCGCCGCCGTGACCGGCGTAGACCAGATCGAGGGCACCTCGGCAGGCTTCGGGCGCACTGCAATCCACCTTGCCGCCTCCAACGGTTTTTCCGGCGGCTACACCCGCACCGGCCACATGCTCTCGGCCTCCGCCATCACCGGCACCGGCACCGCGATGGACCGCGACCATTGCTACGAGCACCGCATCTACGCCGCCGACCTGCCTTCGCCTGAAGACGTTGGCACGCGGGCCGGCACTCGTGCTGCCGCCCGTTCCGGGGCCAAAAGGCCGCCCTCCGGCCGCTTCCCGGTTCTCTACGACGAACGCGCCTCGACCTCGCTGATCGGGCACCTGCTCTCGGCGGCCAACGGCGCGGCCATCGCACGGGGGTCGTCGTGGCTCATCGGCAAGATGGGAGAGGCCATTCTGCCTGCCGGGCTTTCGTTGACGGAGGAGCCCCATCGCGCCCGCATCTCCGGCTCCAAACCCTTCGACGCCGAGGGCCTCGCCACGCGTAGCTCTGCCATCATCGAAAACGGCCACCTCGCCCGCTGGGTGCTCGACCTCGCCTCGGCCCGCAAGCTCGGACTTGAGAGCACGGGCAATGCGGCCCGTGGCACCTCGGCGCCGCCCTCGCCTTCGGTCAGCAACGTCACCCTCACGCCGGGCACCGCCAGCCGCGAAGACCTGTTGCGCGACATGGGCACCGGCCTGCTCGTCACATCGCTTATCGGCTCCACCATCAACCCCAACAACGGGGACTACTCGCGCGGCGCTTCGGGCTTCTGGGTCGAGAACGGACAGATCGCCTACCCCGTCCACGAGTGCACGATCGCGGGCAACCTTCTCGACATGCTCCACCGGCTCACGCCTGCCAACGATGCGCAGGACCACAAGTCGCACCGCATTCCCTCGCTGCTGGTCGAAGGGCTGACCCTTGCTGGCGCATAG
- a CDS encoding helix-turn-helix domain-containing protein codes for MDGIADLLHNSSQTRSWSERMEAAASRHIPHYFLYGGEEPDGELDLLHVEAIRNRSGQNNWSIRPHAHPDHMQVLLVTQGGGEIVMEDRRFPIPAQALVVVPSGIVHQIEFDPDTDGTVTTVALGCIEKIVAQAPNLAETLQPAVFPLTELADLSADFRRLKAEFDGAAQGRRAALVAHLTCILVAVQRLSITREDARIAASDRNYDLVTRYRELLEAHFRHEKRLDFYAGALAITPARLNAACKARAGCTASQLMHGRILVEAKRQLLYTNSSVAVVASLTGFDDPAYFNRFFTQRVGVSPGAYRKSVERPGAAERPTAPVGP; via the coding sequence ATGGACGGCATCGCGGATTTATTGCACAATTCGTCGCAAACCCGATCATGGAGCGAGAGGATGGAAGCTGCTGCCTCCCGGCACATTCCGCACTATTTTCTTTACGGCGGCGAGGAACCGGACGGGGAGCTCGACCTTCTGCATGTTGAGGCCATCCGCAACCGGAGTGGCCAGAACAATTGGAGTATTCGTCCGCACGCGCACCCTGACCACATGCAGGTTCTGCTGGTCACGCAGGGGGGTGGCGAGATTGTCATGGAGGACCGCAGGTTTCCCATCCCGGCGCAGGCGCTGGTGGTGGTTCCTTCGGGGATTGTCCACCAGATCGAGTTCGATCCCGACACGGATGGCACCGTGACAACGGTTGCCCTTGGGTGCATCGAGAAAATCGTCGCGCAGGCTCCAAACCTGGCCGAGACGCTACAGCCGGCGGTGTTTCCGCTCACAGAGCTCGCAGATCTATCGGCCGACTTTCGGCGCCTGAAGGCCGAGTTCGACGGCGCGGCGCAGGGTCGTCGGGCGGCGCTGGTGGCGCATCTTACCTGCATACTGGTGGCCGTGCAGCGGCTGTCGATCACGCGGGAAGACGCCCGGATTGCGGCCAGTGACCGCAACTACGACTTGGTGACCCGATACCGGGAACTTCTGGAAGCGCATTTCAGGCATGAGAAACGGCTCGATTTCTACGCCGGCGCCCTTGCCATCACCCCGGCCCGGCTGAACGCCGCCTGCAAGGCCCGCGCCGGGTGTACCGCTTCTCAGCTGATGCACGGGCGCATCCTTGTCGAGGCCAAGCGTCAGTTGCTCTATACGAACAGTTCCGTTGCGGTGGTTGCCAGCCTCACAGGGTTCGACGATCCGGCATACTTCAATCGCTTCTTCACGCAGCGGGTCGGGGTGTCGCCCGGGGCCTACCGAAAATCTGTTGAGAGACCGGGAGCGGCCGAACGCCCTACTGCGCCAGTCGGGCCATGA
- a CDS encoding branched-chain amino acid ABC transporter permease, producing MTPLKIILGLAALAALCVAPLGQGNYIIYVLTSWLVFSITAMGLNLTLGYAGQVSLAQAAFMGIGAYITALMTLAGIPWILAALASILGAFAVGLALGYPALRVQHHFLAFVTLAFNTLLFLVLRNEEWLTGGSFGLYGMPRPTVFGISTGKNLEFYYFTLVCFLGALAVMWWILRSPWGRAFTALRENPIRAESLGLKIRRQTLLAFAIGSAFGGFAGALQTPLVQFIEPASFSLIHSLKILLIVVVGGSGYFYGPMLGAAVVILLPEVLRFTEGYYLIIYSALVIVLMVFSPDGLIGAGKKIWGRFRPKQEDRRDMEKGFQL from the coding sequence ATGACCCCGCTCAAGATCATCCTCGGACTCGCCGCCCTTGCCGCGCTCTGCGTCGCGCCGCTGGGCCAGGGCAATTACATCATCTACGTGCTCACCTCCTGGCTGGTGTTCTCGATCACCGCGATGGGGCTCAACCTTACCCTCGGCTATGCCGGGCAGGTCAGCCTCGCGCAGGCGGCCTTCATGGGGATCGGTGCCTATATCACCGCGCTGATGACGCTGGCGGGCATCCCCTGGATCCTTGCCGCCCTCGCCTCGATCCTCGGCGCCTTTGCCGTGGGGCTCGCGCTGGGCTACCCGGCGCTGCGCGTGCAACACCATTTCCTTGCCTTCGTCACGCTGGCCTTCAACACGCTGCTCTTTCTGGTCCTGCGCAACGAGGAATGGCTAACCGGCGGTTCCTTCGGCCTTTACGGAATGCCCCGGCCCACCGTCTTTGGCATCTCGACGGGGAAGAACCTCGAGTTCTACTACTTCACTCTGGTCTGCTTCCTCGGCGCGCTTGCGGTGATGTGGTGGATCCTGCGCTCCCCCTGGGGGCGGGCCTTCACGGCGCTGCGCGAAAACCCGATCCGGGCCGAGAGCCTCGGGCTGAAGATCCGGCGGCAGACACTGCTCGCCTTCGCCATCGGCTCGGCCTTCGGCGGCTTCGCGGGCGCCCTGCAAACGCCGTTGGTGCAGTTTATCGAGCCGGCCAGCTTCAGCCTGATCCACTCGCTCAAGATCCTGCTCATCGTGGTGGTCGGCGGCTCGGGCTACTTCTATGGACCGATGCTGGGCGCGGCGGTGGTGATCCTGCTGCCCGAGGTGCTGCGCTTCACCGAAGGCTATTACCTCATCATCTACTCGGCCCTCGTGATCGTGCTGATGGTGTTCTCGCCTGACGGGCTTATCGGCGCGGGCAAGAAGATCTGGGGGCGGTTCCGGCCCAAGCAAGAGGACCGGCGCGACATGGAGAAGGGATTTCAGCTATGA
- a CDS encoding SDR family NAD(P)-dependent oxidoreductase, whose protein sequence is MSWLALEGKTVVITGAGGGIGQATARAFAAEGAVPILLDRDVDRSEALASELGSGARALACDLADPAVVAEVAADVEAGGGADVLVNCAAILRPGTLETIDPADWSAMLSVNLTGYLVASQAFGRGMLSRGHGALVHIASISASQPQPASGAYSASKAGITMMSRQLAAEWGPQGVRSNCVSPGLVETPMSAGFYADPEVKARREAIVPLRRIATPEDMADAALYLASERSSYVTGQEIVVDGGLSQVLMGLVPRPGYG, encoded by the coding sequence ATGAGCTGGCTAGCGCTGGAAGGAAAGACCGTGGTGATCACCGGCGCCGGAGGCGGCATCGGACAGGCCACCGCCCGGGCCTTTGCCGCCGAAGGGGCGGTGCCGATCCTGCTCGACCGTGACGTGGACCGCTCCGAGGCGCTCGCCAGCGAGCTGGGCAGCGGAGCGCGGGCACTGGCTTGTGACCTGGCCGATCCGGCGGTGGTGGCCGAGGTGGCCGCGGATGTGGAGGCCGGCGGCGGGGCCGATGTGCTGGTGAACTGCGCCGCCATCCTGCGGCCCGGAACGCTGGAGACAATCGATCCGGCGGACTGGAGCGCCATGCTCTCGGTCAATCTCACGGGCTACCTCGTGGCCTCGCAGGCTTTCGGGCGCGGCATGCTCTCGCGGGGCCATGGCGCGCTGGTGCATATCGCCAGCATCTCGGCCAGCCAGCCGCAGCCCGCATCGGGGGCCTATTCGGCCTCGAAGGCAGGCATCACGATGATGTCGCGCCAGCTTGCCGCCGAGTGGGGGCCGCAGGGGGTGCGCTCCAACTGCGTCAGCCCCGGGCTGGTAGAAACGCCCATGTCGGCAGGCTTCTACGCCGACCCCGAGGTGAAGGCCCGGCGCGAAGCCATCGTTCCTCTTCGGCGCATCGCAACGCCGGAAGATATGGCCGATGCTGCACTCTACCTCGCATCTGAACGGTCCAGTTACGTTACGGGTCAGGAAATTGTTGTGGATGGCGGGCTGTCGCAGGTGCTGATGGGGCTGGTGCCCCGCCCCGGCTACGGATGA
- a CDS encoding ABC transporter ATP-binding protein — translation MLELKDVTGGYGRITILNKTSFKVPEASITTIIGPNGAGKSTVFKAIFGLLSIHSGQILLEGEDVTRLSPSKMIARGVTYVPQGRNVVPQLSVFHNLELGGITAKDQGKVRTRIEEVMDQFPMLREFRDRKAIELSGGQQKQLEIARALLLEPRVMLIDEPSIGLSPNLVQEVFETLIRLRDSGVTILMVEQNAKAALAMSDMGLVLELGQTRMFDKADKLLADPRVGQLFLGGHIEETA, via the coding sequence ATGCTCGAACTCAAGGACGTGACTGGCGGCTATGGCCGCATCACCATTCTGAACAAGACCAGCTTCAAGGTGCCCGAGGCCTCTATTACAACGATCATCGGGCCCAATGGCGCGGGCAAGTCCACCGTGTTCAAGGCGATCTTCGGGCTGCTGAGCATCCATTCCGGGCAGATCCTGCTGGAAGGCGAGGATGTCACCCGCCTAAGCCCCTCGAAGATGATCGCCCGTGGCGTGACTTACGTGCCCCAGGGCCGCAACGTGGTGCCGCAACTGTCGGTGTTTCACAATCTGGAGCTTGGCGGCATCACCGCGAAGGATCAGGGCAAGGTGCGGACCCGGATCGAAGAGGTGATGGACCAGTTCCCGATGCTGCGCGAGTTTCGCGACCGCAAGGCCATCGAGCTGTCCGGCGGACAGCAGAAGCAGCTCGAGATCGCCCGGGCCCTGCTGCTGGAACCTCGGGTGATGCTGATCGACGAGCCGTCCATCGGCCTCTCGCCGAACCTGGTGCAGGAGGTGTTCGAAACCCTGATCCGCCTGCGCGACTCTGGTGTGACGATCCTGATGGTGGAACAGAACGCCAAGGCCGCGCTGGCGATGTCGGATATGGGGTTGGTGCTGGAGCTTGGCCAGACCCGCATGTTCGACAAGGCCGACAAGCTGCTGGCCGATCCCCGCGTCGGACAGCTCTTCCTCGGCGGGCACATCGAAGAAACCGCCTAG
- a CDS encoding antibiotic biosynthesis monooxygenase: protein MPVITANDGTITQINVFLTDATRQDRLIESLADTARAASDMEGWVSSSILRSTDGRKVTNYLQFESAETARRVTRALFEAGLIQQSTALGRVDPGEYEVVFTLGK, encoded by the coding sequence ATGCCCGTCATCACTGCGAACGATGGCACCATCACCCAGATCAACGTCTTCCTCACCGATGCCACCCGACAGGACCGGCTCATCGAAAGCCTGGCCGACACCGCTCGTGCTGCCTCCGACATGGAAGGCTGGGTCTCTTCCAGCATCCTCCGCAGCACCGATGGCCGGAAGGTTACGAATTACCTGCAATTCGAAAGTGCCGAGACGGCCCGCAGGGTAACGCGGGCGCTCTTCGAAGCCGGACTGATCCAGCAGAGCACGGCGCTGGGGCGGGTCGATCCGGGCGAATACGAGGTGGTCTTCACCCTCGGAAAATGA
- a CDS encoding FAD-dependent oxidoreductase, whose translation MEEARHCDVLVVGSGAGGLATAITARKHGLSVIVIEKEEVYGGTTAFSGGVLWIPGNRHGKASNPDDTIEAARTYMQEETGNFYDADAVEAFLAAGPEMLDWFEAQTDVKFVPTLYPDYHPTVPGGVDVGRSVLAAPYDTSSLGENLKRLRPPLGTITFMGMMFNSSNADIKHFFNATKSLKSFAYVAKRLAAHAGEVLRYGRGVQVTSGNALAARLAKSCFDLGIPIETGTPAQRLVVEEGRVAGVETPGGTIRAERGVVLACGGYAQDLARRAAAYPHLKGGGAHHSPVPEGNTGDGIRLAEEAGGSFAAEYPQPAAWMPVSRVPGKGVFPHLLDRYKPGIIAVLSDGRRFTNESESYHDVGVAMAASGEAGAWLVADRRAIRRYGLGHAKPAPLPLWLWTRTGYLKSGKTPAELARACGIDPVGLAETLNNYNPDAAEGRDPAFHRGETSFNRYLADPDHQPNPCVAPLDRGPFYAVRLEMGDLGTFDGLKTSVAGKVLDGEGQAIEGLYAVGNDRNSIMGGNYPGAGITLGPAMTFGWITGRHLAGIDMEAGV comes from the coding sequence ATGGAAGAGGCACGCCATTGCGATGTGCTGGTGGTCGGCTCAGGGGCCGGCGGGCTGGCGACGGCAATCACGGCACGCAAACACGGTCTTTCGGTCATCGTGATCGAGAAGGAGGAGGTTTACGGCGGCACCACGGCCTTTTCGGGCGGGGTGCTGTGGATTCCGGGCAACCGGCACGGAAAGGCGAGCAACCCCGACGACACCATCGAGGCGGCCCGGACCTATATGCAGGAGGAGACGGGCAACTTCTATGACGCCGACGCGGTGGAGGCCTTTCTTGCAGCCGGCCCCGAGATGCTCGACTGGTTCGAGGCCCAGACGGACGTAAAGTTCGTGCCCACGCTCTACCCCGATTATCACCCGACGGTGCCGGGCGGCGTTGATGTGGGCCGCTCGGTGCTGGCCGCGCCCTATGACACCAGCTCGCTGGGCGAGAACCTCAAGCGCCTGCGCCCGCCGCTTGGCACGATCACCTTCATGGGGATGATGTTCAATTCGTCCAACGCCGACATCAAACACTTTTTCAACGCCACCAAGTCGCTGAAGTCCTTTGCCTATGTCGCAAAACGCCTTGCCGCCCACGCGGGCGAGGTGCTGCGCTACGGGCGCGGGGTGCAGGTGACGAGCGGCAATGCCCTGGCCGCGCGGCTAGCCAAGAGCTGCTTCGACCTCGGAATCCCGATCGAAACCGGCACGCCCGCGCAGCGGCTGGTGGTGGAAGAGGGCCGGGTTGCAGGCGTCGAGACGCCGGGCGGGACCATTCGTGCCGAAAGGGGCGTGGTGCTTGCCTGCGGCGGCTACGCACAAGACCTCGCGCGCCGGGCGGCGGCCTATCCACACCTGAAGGGCGGCGGCGCGCATCACTCGCCCGTGCCCGAGGGCAATACCGGCGACGGAATCCGGCTGGCGGAGGAGGCGGGCGGCAGCTTTGCGGCGGAATACCCGCAGCCAGCAGCCTGGATGCCTGTGAGCCGGGTCCCCGGCAAAGGTGTCTTTCCGCACCTGCTCGACCGCTACAAGCCCGGCATAATCGCCGTGCTCTCCGACGGGCGCCGCTTTACCAACGAGAGCGAGAGCTATCACGATGTCGGCGTGGCGATGGCCGCGTCCGGTGAGGCGGGAGCCTGGTTGGTTGCCGACAGGCGCGCGATCCGGCGCTACGGGCTGGGCCACGCCAAGCCCGCCCCTCTGCCGCTCTGGCTCTGGACGCGCACCGGCTACCTGAAGTCGGGCAAGACACCGGCTGAACTGGCGCGAGCCTGCGGTATCGACCCGGTGGGGTTGGCGGAGACGCTGAACAACTACAACCCCGACGCGGCGGAGGGGCGAGACCCGGCCTTCCACCGCGGCGAAACCAGCTTCAACCGTTACCTCGCCGATCCGGATCACCAGCCCAATCCCTGCGTCGCCCCGCTCGATCGCGGGCCGTTCTACGCGGTGCGCCTCGAAATGGGAGACCTGGGCACCTTCGACGGGCTGAAGACGAGCGTGGCGGGAAAGGTGCTCGATGGCGAAGGCCAGGCGATCGAGGGTCTCTACGCCGTGGGCAACGACCGCAACTCCATCATGGGCGGCAACTATCCGGGAGCGGGCATCACCCTTGGTCCAGCCATGACCTTTGGCTGGATCACAGGCCGGCATCTGGCCGGTATCGACATGGAGGCGGGCGTATGA
- a CDS encoding ABC transporter ATP-binding protein, whose amino-acid sequence MNAPARQTTGAPVLSVHNISKQFGGIRAVNNVSFDVHKGEILGLIGPNGSGKSTLFNCILGQLRPTEGHCEINGNPTARVRPADLSLMGVGRTFQQLSVFPKMTVLDNVILAGQEHEGGMFSRLFGPGDAGLTDKARQLVEFFRLSPYIDTPAGDLSYGQQKLVDAAMAFMAGPDIVLLDEPAGGVNLTMLQHLKERLVTYNRDHGTTFVVIEHNMEFVMSLCTRIIVLAQGEIIAEGSPEEIRSNQMVIDAYLGG is encoded by the coding sequence ATGAACGCTCCTGCAAGGCAAACCACGGGCGCTCCTGTCCTGTCGGTGCACAACATCTCCAAGCAGTTCGGCGGCATCCGCGCCGTCAACAACGTCAGCTTCGATGTGCACAAGGGTGAGATCCTCGGGCTGATCGGGCCCAACGGCTCCGGCAAGTCGACCCTGTTCAACTGCATCCTCGGCCAGCTCCGGCCGACCGAGGGGCATTGCGAGATCAACGGCAACCCAACCGCCCGTGTCCGCCCCGCCGACCTGTCGCTGATGGGGGTCGGTCGGACGTTCCAGCAGCTGTCGGTCTTTCCCAAGATGACGGTGCTCGACAACGTCATTCTTGCCGGACAGGAGCACGAGGGTGGAATGTTCTCGCGCCTCTTCGGGCCGGGTGATGCGGGGCTGACGGACAAGGCGCGCCAACTGGTCGAGTTCTTCCGGCTCAGCCCCTACATCGACACCCCGGCAGGTGATTTGTCCTATGGGCAGCAAAAGCTGGTCGATGCCGCGATGGCCTTCATGGCCGGGCCCGACATCGTGCTGCTCGACGAACCGGCCGGCGGGGTGAACCTGACGATGCTCCAGCACCTCAAGGAGCGGCTCGTCACCTACAACCGCGATCACGGCACCACTTTCGTGGTCATCGAACACAACATGGAATTCGTCATGTCGCTTTGCACCCGGATCATCGTGCTGGCGCAGGGCGAGATCATCGCCGAGGGGAGCCCGGAGGAGATCCGGTCGAACCAGATGGTGATCGACGCCTACCTGGGAGGTTGA
- a CDS encoding DUF2125 domain-containing protein — protein sequence MKSFLRLSAAATALCVASPAAWALTAEEAWEAWVDIAATYGENVTAANTSQSGGVLTASGVAVAMEVEEMSLNGSIGDVTFTENGDGTVAIAMPSAFDMMMTVAPEYGEKVELTINFQLDGLDMSAADADGGVAFTYSAPSMVFAMADMMVDGETIPFSFTGTVSGSAGTYTKAGEALSSQFTAEGLQIDFDGRDPEGTGQGKGSVTMADLVTTSTGQGQMMFMDPEKLPEMLKAGASMQGSTSVGATTFAMEGTEDGESFAISGDMDGGTGTVTLNAEQVLYAVNYTGFDMTMSGSEIPLPEVTLGMGETSFNVIMPLAQSDAPKPYMLAVGLKDITIADGIWNMFDPGTVLPRDPATLTFNLAGTGKWLIDILDAEAMANPQGMPGEVHSLNISDVLLKAGGAELTANGTFTFDNTDLMTFGGMPAPDGSLTAKLSGANGLLDNLVKMGFVPADQANGVKMMSGMFFRPGDGPDVLTTEIGVSPDGTVSANGIPIPLQ from the coding sequence ATGAAATCATTCCTCCGCCTCTCCGCTGCCGCGACCGCGCTTTGCGTCGCCAGCCCCGCCGCATGGGCGCTCACCGCCGAAGAGGCGTGGGAAGCCTGGGTCGATATCGCCGCCACCTATGGCGAGAACGTCACCGCCGCCAACACCTCCCAGTCGGGCGGTGTGCTCACCGCCAGCGGCGTTGCCGTGGCCATGGAGGTCGAGGAGATGTCACTCAACGGCTCCATCGGCGATGTGACCTTCACCGAGAACGGCGATGGCACCGTGGCCATCGCAATGCCCTCCGCCTTCGACATGATGATGACGGTGGCCCCCGAGTACGGCGAGAAGGTCGAGCTGACGATCAACTTCCAGCTCGACGGGCTCGACATGTCTGCCGCCGATGCAGATGGAGGCGTTGCCTTCACCTATTCCGCGCCGTCCATGGTGTTTGCCATGGCCGACATGATGGTTGATGGCGAAACCATCCCCTTCTCCTTCACCGGCACCGTGAGCGGGTCGGCAGGCACCTACACCAAGGCCGGTGAGGCGCTTTCGTCGCAGTTCACCGCCGAGGGGCTGCAGATCGACTTCGACGGCCGCGACCCCGAGGGGACCGGGCAGGGCAAGGGCTCGGTCACCATGGCCGACCTCGTCACCACCTCTACGGGCCAGGGCCAGATGATGTTCATGGACCCGGAGAAACTGCCTGAAATGCTCAAGGCGGGGGCTTCGATGCAGGGCAGCACCTCGGTCGGCGCCACGACCTTTGCAATGGAAGGCACCGAGGACGGCGAGAGCTTTGCCATTTCCGGCGATATGGACGGTGGCACCGGCACTGTCACGCTGAACGCCGAGCAGGTGCTCTACGCGGTCAACTACACCGGCTTCGACATGACCATGTCGGGCAGCGAAATCCCGCTCCCCGAAGTCACCCTGGGCATGGGAGAAACCTCCTTCAACGTCATCATGCCGCTCGCCCAGTCGGATGCTCCCAAGCCCTACATGCTGGCAGTCGGCCTGAAGGATATCACCATCGCCGATGGCATCTGGAACATGTTCGACCCGGGCACCGTGCTGCCGCGCGATCCGGCCACGCTCACCTTCAATCTCGCGGGCACCGGCAAGTGGCTCATCGACATTCTGGATGCAGAGGCCATGGCAAACCCGCAGGGCATGCCGGGCGAGGTGCACTCGCTGAACATCTCCGACGTGCTGCTGAAGGCCGGTGGTGCCGAGCTGACGGCAAACGGCACCTTCACCTTCGACAACACCGACCTGATGACCTTTGGCGGCATGCCTGCGCCCGATGGCTCGCTGACGGCCAAGCTCTCCGGCGCCAACGGCCTGCTGGATAACCTCGTGAAGATGGGCTTCGTGCCCGCCGATCAGGCCAATGGGGTCAAGATGATGTCGGGAATGTTCTTCCGCCCCGGCGACGGCCCCGATGTGCTGACGACCGAGATCGGCGTGTCGCCCGACGGCACGGTTTCGGCCAACGGCATTCCGATCCCGCTGCAATAA
- a CDS encoding inositol monophosphatase, whose product MLAHSTSADTTLLIEAAERAGEIAMRYFRADHRVWEKDDGAGPVTEADLAVDAMLRAHLLGARPGYGWLSEESADDAARLSCERCFIIDPIDGTRAFTAGEVSWAHSLAVAEAGRVVAAVVAMPAKKMIYAAGTGTGATRNGTPLRVTEATGPDDISIVTAKPNLAPHHWPGGLPRNARHYRPSLAYRLALVAEGRYDAMVTFRDTWEWDIAAGTLIVQEAGGTVTDRLGTPLRFNTPDRLTAGTLAANPALHGNLMARLAQ is encoded by the coding sequence TTGCTGGCGCATAGCACGTCAGCCGATACCACCCTGCTGATCGAGGCAGCGGAACGCGCTGGCGAGATCGCCATGCGCTACTTTCGCGCCGATCACCGGGTGTGGGAAAAGGACGATGGCGCCGGGCCGGTTACGGAAGCCGACCTCGCAGTGGATGCCATGCTTCGCGCGCACCTCCTGGGCGCGCGCCCCGGCTACGGCTGGCTGTCGGAGGAAAGCGCCGACGATGCCGCGCGCCTGTCATGCGAGCGATGCTTCATCATCGACCCGATCGACGGCACCCGTGCCTTCACCGCAGGCGAAGTGAGCTGGGCGCACTCCCTCGCCGTGGCCGAAGCCGGCCGCGTCGTGGCCGCCGTTGTGGCGATGCCGGCCAAGAAAATGATCTATGCTGCGGGCACCGGCACAGGGGCGACCCGCAACGGCACCCCCCTGCGCGTGACCGAGGCCACGGGGCCGGACGACATTTCGATCGTTACCGCCAAGCCCAACCTCGCCCCGCATCACTGGCCGGGCGGCCTGCCTCGCAACGCCCGCCACTACCGCCCCTCGCTGGCCTACCGCCTCGCGCTGGTGGCTGAAGGCCGCTACGACGCGATGGTCACGTTCCGCGACACGTGGGAGTGGGACATCGCCGCCGGCACCTTGATCGTGCAGGAGGCAGGCGGCACCGTCACCGACCGCCTCGGCACCCCCCTGCGCTTCAACACCCCCGACCGCCTCACCGCAGGCACCCTCGCCGCCAATCCGGCGCTGCACGGCAACCTCATGGCCCGACTGGCGCAGTAG